From one Luteolibacter sp. SL250 genomic stretch:
- a CDS encoding TPM domain-containing protein, with translation MKCPRCVQRIHRAAQSCPHCGFSLADADANFGDGEVTLRSLTDAAGLLRRGGRRKVESAMEEIGRKFPQIFVAVYTGPLGEVANIRQFGFWLLNRAAFEDIPVGKPNEAGILFTIDPESKAAAVTFGYLLDPFLDESDTFECLSRAHSHWLDGRYADGLVKAILHLGGILAKRSRQARRAPEKFERKVLPPPQMGDLVRRIRSGHRVPEEQPVTEEVEK, from the coding sequence ATGAAGTGTCCCCGCTGCGTTCAACGAATCCACCGAGCGGCACAGTCGTGCCCTCATTGCGGGTTCTCGCTGGCGGATGCGGACGCCAACTTCGGTGATGGAGAGGTGACCCTCCGCAGCCTGACGGACGCTGCGGGCCTCCTGCGGCGTGGAGGACGGCGCAAGGTGGAGTCGGCAATGGAAGAGATCGGCCGGAAGTTCCCGCAGATTTTCGTAGCCGTTTATACCGGGCCGCTGGGAGAGGTGGCGAACATCCGCCAGTTCGGCTTCTGGCTGCTGAACCGCGCCGCGTTCGAGGACATCCCTGTGGGCAAGCCGAATGAAGCGGGGATTCTTTTCACGATCGACCCGGAGTCAAAGGCGGCGGCGGTGACCTTCGGCTACCTGCTGGATCCTTTTCTAGATGAGTCGGACACCTTCGAATGCCTTTCCCGGGCGCATTCCCACTGGCTCGACGGACGGTATGCGGACGGACTCGTGAAAGCCATCCTCCACCTGGGGGGGATCCTGGCGAAGCGCAGCCGCCAGGCCCGGCGCGCCCCGGAGAAGTTCGAGCGCAAGGTGCTGCCGCCTCCGCAGATGGGGGATCTGGTCCGCAGGATCCGCTCCGGGCACCGCGTGCCGGAGGAGCAACCGGTGACGGAGGAGGTGGAGAAGTGA
- a CDS encoding trypsin-like peptidase domain-containing protein translates to MFRSVSRIFLLLCAFTHLVEAQPFYFNEKKAPENREDIEAIQKALTSALQKARDATVCIDIGDGSGSGVIISADGLVLTAAHVSTGVGKEVTVIMEDGRKLKAETLGLVADVDAAMVKITEKGPFPFVPIDKEGTSQLGDWVFSLGHSGGFDKERGSVVRLGRLVRIANSTIQTDCALIGGDSGGPLFDMSGKVIGIHSRVGEQLQVNMHVPLKEFINNWDGMLRSEFIGEGPFAQKPEKGSGLLGVATEAKSGGGLKVLKVGRETPAEKAGIKEGDVLLELNGTVLETREQLQELIKEMAAGDKVEIEAMRGGKPQTFKLKLGERN, encoded by the coding sequence ATGTTCCGGTCCGTTTCCCGTATCTTCCTCCTGCTGTGCGCATTCACCCACCTGGTGGAGGCCCAGCCCTTCTATTTCAATGAGAAGAAGGCTCCTGAGAACCGCGAGGACATCGAGGCGATCCAGAAGGCGCTCACCTCCGCCCTGCAGAAGGCGCGGGACGCGACGGTGTGCATCGACATCGGCGATGGCAGCGGCAGCGGCGTGATCATCTCCGCGGACGGTCTGGTGCTGACAGCCGCCCACGTGAGTACCGGGGTGGGGAAGGAGGTCACCGTCATCATGGAGGACGGGCGGAAGCTGAAGGCGGAGACACTTGGCCTCGTCGCGGATGTGGATGCGGCGATGGTGAAGATCACGGAAAAGGGACCTTTCCCGTTCGTGCCCATCGACAAGGAAGGAACCTCCCAACTGGGGGACTGGGTGTTTTCACTGGGTCATTCCGGCGGGTTTGACAAGGAGCGGGGTTCGGTCGTCCGGCTCGGACGTCTGGTGCGCATCGCGAACTCTACCATCCAGACCGACTGCGCTCTGATCGGAGGTGACTCCGGCGGTCCGCTGTTCGACATGTCCGGAAAGGTGATCGGCATCCATTCCCGGGTGGGTGAGCAGTTGCAGGTGAACATGCACGTTCCCCTGAAGGAGTTCATCAACAACTGGGACGGCATGCTTCGGTCGGAGTTCATCGGGGAGGGCCCTTTCGCGCAGAAGCCGGAAAAGGGCAGTGGACTGCTGGGCGTGGCGACCGAGGCGAAATCCGGGGGAGGTCTGAAGGTGCTCAAAGTCGGCCGTGAAACTCCGGCCGAAAAAGCCGGCATCAAGGAAGGTGATGTCCTGCTGGAGTTGAACGGCACCGTGCTGGAGACGCGGGAGCAACTCCAGGAACTGATCAAGGAGATGGCCGCCGGGGACAAGGTGGAGATCGAGGCGATGCGCGGCGGGAAGCCGCAAACTTTCAAACTGAAACTCGGTGAACGCAATTGA
- a CDS encoding PDZ domain-containing protein yields the protein MTFPLIALSLAAESHGFQSLESTYRRTGPAVTSVFEEQRHVLQQSSAVMLSGRKEIAYGVVVSPDGYIVTKASEIAGTANLSVRVDTQSYPDAKVVTVDDEWDVALVQVEASGLIPVAYAPSSNIPQGSWVVANGATSLKARRALVGIVSAKIRPIPAGGGNLGIAFKEDSEETLEIEDLAEDGAAAKAGLKKGDIIVALNGRAVVKFDEVSEALKNLKPGTVVQVTYQRKEVDETVDVTLDPGPITRNDQMSGAYSDRRSGFPRVMQHDIIGDKSIVGGPLLDLDGRCVGMNIARANRAESFAIPVEDLKALAARLMKRQ from the coding sequence GTGACTTTTCCACTCATCGCGCTGTCGCTGGCGGCTGAGTCCCACGGATTCCAGTCGCTGGAGTCCACCTACCGCCGGACCGGACCGGCGGTGACTTCCGTTTTCGAGGAACAACGCCACGTGCTCCAGCAATCCAGCGCTGTGATGCTCAGCGGGAGAAAGGAGATCGCCTACGGGGTGGTGGTGTCACCGGACGGATACATCGTCACCAAAGCGAGCGAGATCGCCGGTACCGCCAATCTTTCCGTGAGGGTTGACACACAGTCCTATCCGGATGCGAAGGTCGTCACCGTGGACGACGAGTGGGATGTCGCGCTGGTCCAGGTGGAGGCTTCGGGCCTCATCCCGGTGGCCTACGCACCCTCCAGCAACATCCCTCAGGGAAGCTGGGTTGTCGCCAACGGGGCCACCAGCCTGAAGGCTCGGCGCGCGTTGGTCGGCATCGTCAGCGCGAAGATCCGCCCCATCCCGGCGGGTGGAGGGAATCTGGGCATCGCATTCAAGGAAGATTCCGAGGAGACCCTTGAAATCGAGGATCTGGCGGAGGACGGAGCCGCGGCGAAGGCCGGACTGAAGAAAGGCGACATCATCGTCGCGCTCAATGGTCGGGCGGTGGTGAAGTTTGACGAGGTTTCCGAGGCGCTGAAGAACCTCAAGCCCGGCACGGTGGTGCAGGTCACCTACCAGCGGAAGGAAGTGGACGAGACGGTGGACGTGACACTGGATCCAGGCCCTATCACCCGGAATGATCAGATGAGCGGTGCCTACTCCGACCGCCGCAGCGGCTTCCCGAGGGTGATGCAGCACGACATCATCGGTGACAAATCCATCGTTGGCGGGCCTTTGCTCGACCTTGACGGGAGGTGCGTGGGCATGAACATCGCCCGGGCCAACCGCGCGGAGAGCTTCGCAATCCCGGTGGAGGATCTCAAGGCGCTCGCCGCGCGGCTGATGAAGCGGCAGTGA
- a CDS encoding multicopper oxidase domain-containing protein: MKTIFLFLFLFLSTLGLHARVIEYDLEIRRENWTPGDGLKAVPAITVNGGIPGPTLRFREGDTARIRVHNRMTKEETSVHWHGIVLPVAQDGVPHVTTPPIQPGGTHTFEFKLPHSGTYWYHSHTHLQEQEGVYGSIVVDPAAGEPVKADHDHVVVLSDWTTESPDEVMRSLRRGTEWYELKKGSIQSLTGAAKAGALGEFFDRERSRMPAMDISDVAYDAFLANGKRAIHLPGKPGETVRLRFINAGASTYFYLNSATGPLRIVAADGPPVRPISVKRLLVGMAETYDVIVNVPASGEWEVRATAQDGSGHASIFLGDGDRHAAPDIPRPDNYRMDHHLMAAMDEMDMDDMPAGHQMEEAERPLPPYSRLRSPGPTAFPASLPRRTIELRLTGDMERYIWSFNGKTYAQDGVIPIKKGEVIRMEFINDTMMHHPIHLHGHFFRVLAGQGKDAPLKHTIDVPPMGKRTVEFHADNPGDWLLHCHLLYHMHAGMTRIFAYQDKNWNPPPQGKLKTGTNVICTDECCVPAESQPATGGTADHQPHAGGHDHDPLFMFVDGSIQSHMSEGQFTVMNSYNDFFAAWEMGWRDEFSYEAEIGWKRYFDPNLSSVLGWRFTNHDGEADRAFAGVEYRLPYLIDSTLQIDSEGDARVGLGKSLQITDRLNVFAEVQYDTGSEWEWTTGATWTLNKQLSLISQYHSEYGFGGGLQFRF, encoded by the coding sequence ATGAAAACCATCTTCCTATTCCTATTCCTATTTCTATCCACACTGGGCCTTCACGCCCGCGTCATCGAATATGACCTCGAAATCCGCCGCGAGAACTGGACTCCGGGCGACGGTCTGAAAGCCGTGCCCGCCATCACCGTCAACGGCGGCATCCCCGGTCCCACCCTGCGCTTCCGCGAGGGGGACACCGCACGCATCCGCGTCCACAACCGGATGACCAAGGAGGAAACCTCCGTCCACTGGCATGGCATCGTCCTGCCCGTGGCGCAGGACGGCGTCCCACACGTGACTACTCCGCCCATCCAACCGGGCGGCACGCACACCTTTGAGTTCAAGCTGCCCCATTCCGGCACGTATTGGTACCACAGCCACACCCACCTGCAGGAGCAGGAAGGGGTGTACGGTTCGATCGTGGTCGATCCCGCCGCCGGAGAGCCGGTGAAGGCGGACCATGATCACGTTGTGGTCCTGTCCGACTGGACCACGGAAAGCCCGGATGAAGTGATGCGCTCCCTGCGCCGCGGCACGGAGTGGTATGAGCTGAAAAAAGGCTCCATCCAGAGCCTGACCGGCGCGGCGAAAGCCGGAGCCCTCGGCGAATTCTTCGACCGGGAACGCTCCCGGATGCCTGCCATGGACATCTCCGACGTCGCCTACGACGCCTTCCTGGCGAATGGGAAGCGGGCGATCCACCTGCCGGGGAAACCGGGTGAGACGGTGCGCCTGCGTTTCATCAATGCAGGAGCCTCCACGTATTTCTACCTGAACTCCGCCACCGGGCCGCTGCGGATCGTCGCGGCGGACGGCCCACCCGTCAGGCCCATCTCTGTAAAGCGCCTCCTGGTGGGGATGGCGGAGACCTATGACGTCATCGTGAATGTCCCCGCCTCCGGTGAATGGGAGGTGCGCGCCACCGCCCAGGACGGTTCCGGCCATGCCTCCATCTTCCTGGGTGATGGTGACCGACACGCCGCACCGGACATCCCGCGTCCGGACAACTACCGGATGGACCACCACCTGATGGCTGCCATGGACGAGATGGACATGGACGACATGCCAGCGGGTCACCAAATGGAGGAAGCGGAACGCCCGCTACCCCCCTACTCGCGGCTCCGCTCTCCGGGTCCCACCGCGTTCCCAGCGTCCCTGCCGCGCCGCACCATCGAGCTGCGCCTGACCGGTGACATGGAGCGCTACATCTGGTCTTTCAACGGAAAGACCTATGCGCAGGACGGCGTGATCCCGATCAAGAAAGGCGAGGTCATCCGCATGGAGTTCATCAATGACACCATGATGCACCACCCCATCCACCTCCACGGTCACTTCTTCCGCGTTCTGGCCGGACAGGGAAAAGATGCCCCGCTGAAGCACACCATCGACGTGCCGCCGATGGGCAAGCGCACCGTGGAGTTCCACGCGGACAATCCCGGCGACTGGCTGCTTCACTGCCACCTTCTCTACCACATGCACGCCGGCATGACCCGCATCTTCGCCTATCAGGACAAGAATTGGAATCCCCCGCCCCAGGGGAAACTGAAGACCGGCACCAATGTCATCTGCACCGATGAATGCTGCGTCCCGGCTGAATCACAGCCCGCGACGGGCGGAACCGCCGACCACCAGCCACACGCCGGAGGCCATGACCATGACCCGCTTTTCATGTTCGTGGACGGCTCCATCCAGTCCCACATGAGCGAGGGTCAGTTCACGGTGATGAATTCCTACAACGACTTTTTCGCCGCGTGGGAGATGGGCTGGAGGGATGAGTTCTCCTATGAGGCGGAGATCGGCTGGAAGCGCTACTTCGACCCCAACCTCTCCTCCGTGCTGGGCTGGCGTTTCACCAACCATGACGGGGAGGCGGACCGTGCCTTCGCCGGTGTGGAGTACCGGCTCCCCTACCTCATCGACAGCACCCTGCAGATCGACTCGGAGGGCGACGCGCGCGTGGGGCTGGGCAAGTCGCTCCAGATCACCGACCGGCTGAATGTCTTCGCGGAGGTCCAGTACGACACCGGCAGCGAATGGGAGTGGACGACCGGCGCGACCTGGACCCTCAACAAGCAACTCTCCCTCATCTCCCAGTACCATTCCGAATACGGCTTCGGCGGAGGCCTCCAATTCCGCTTCTGA
- a CDS encoding deoxyribodipyrimidine photo-lyase, which yields MPRDGKCVIHWFRRDLRLADNTALSRASASGLPVVPVHILSEWKGEHSWTGSNRQQFLCDCLAELSSSLDAISGNLILRKGDPIRELEKLAKETGASAIYLNKDPDPHGKKTEELLRAFCQRSGIDFHTFDDVALHHPSEVLTQAGAPYKVFTPYSRNWLGLEKPAPVAKPSALNTPRGIRSLELPKVSHWKLDAPSADLIRAGEKAARLRMRRAIRERLADYEKDRDFPARDGTSRLSQDLRFGLISIRTLYAESMAARSEAKPAGKKGIDVFIKELAWREFYFAILHHFPEVLDVEFNPDWRGLWWAEPGKQFEAWKEGRTGFPIVDAGMRELLATGFMHNRVRMITAMFLTKDLHIDWRLGESFFMQHLTDGEIASNNGGWQWSAGTGADAAPYFRIQNPWSQAARYDADGAYIKRWVPELASVDAKKLHTPPKDGGSVAPGYPAPIVDHKAERERTLEIFKRHRAKRG from the coding sequence ATGCCCCGGGACGGAAAGTGCGTCATTCATTGGTTCCGCCGCGATTTGCGGCTGGCGGACAACACCGCGCTCAGCCGAGCCTCCGCTTCCGGACTGCCGGTTGTCCCTGTCCATATCCTCAGCGAATGGAAAGGGGAACATTCATGGACCGGATCGAACCGGCAGCAGTTTCTCTGCGATTGTCTGGCGGAACTTTCTTCGTCCTTGGACGCCATTTCCGGGAATTTGATCCTGCGGAAAGGCGATCCCATCCGGGAGCTCGAGAAGCTGGCCAAGGAAACGGGCGCGAGCGCGATCTACCTGAACAAGGACCCGGACCCGCATGGGAAAAAAACGGAGGAACTGCTGCGCGCCTTCTGCCAGCGGAGCGGGATCGATTTCCATACCTTCGACGACGTCGCGCTGCACCATCCATCCGAGGTGCTGACCCAGGCGGGTGCACCCTACAAGGTCTTCACCCCCTACAGCCGGAACTGGCTGGGATTGGAGAAGCCGGCACCGGTGGCAAAGCCATCCGCCCTCAATACACCACGCGGCATCCGTTCGCTGGAACTGCCCAAGGTATCCCATTGGAAACTCGATGCACCGTCCGCGGATCTCATTCGTGCCGGAGAAAAGGCGGCACGTCTGCGCATGCGGCGGGCGATCAGGGAACGGCTCGCCGACTATGAAAAGGATCGGGATTTCCCGGCGCGGGACGGCACCAGCCGTCTCTCCCAGGACCTGAGGTTCGGCCTCATTTCCATCCGGACCCTGTATGCGGAGTCCATGGCGGCCCGGAGCGAGGCGAAGCCTGCGGGAAAGAAAGGCATCGACGTGTTCATCAAAGAACTCGCCTGGCGGGAGTTCTACTTCGCCATCCTCCACCATTTTCCGGAGGTTCTGGATGTGGAGTTCAATCCGGATTGGAGGGGGCTGTGGTGGGCCGAACCCGGAAAGCAATTCGAAGCATGGAAGGAAGGCCGCACCGGCTTCCCCATCGTGGATGCGGGCATGCGCGAGCTGTTGGCGACGGGATTCATGCATAACCGGGTGCGGATGATCACGGCCATGTTTCTCACGAAAGACCTGCACATCGACTGGCGGCTCGGGGAGTCGTTCTTCATGCAGCACCTCACCGACGGGGAGATCGCCTCGAACAACGGCGGCTGGCAGTGGTCCGCAGGCACCGGGGCGGACGCGGCCCCCTACTTCCGCATCCAGAACCCATGGTCCCAAGCCGCCCGCTATGATGCGGACGGAGCTTATATCAAGCGCTGGGTGCCGGAACTGGCGTCCGTGGACGCGAAAAAACTCCATACCCCGCCGAAGGACGGCGGGTCCGTGGCACCGGGCTATCCCGCCCCCATCGTGGATCACAAGGCGGAGCGGGAGCGGACGCTGGAAATTTTCAAGCGACATCGGGCGAAACGTGGGTAA
- a CDS encoding DNA-directed RNA polymerase subunit alpha, whose product MSAIKLARFELPNRLVRNEETATDTYAQFVAEPFERGYGHTVGNSLRRVLLSSLEGASITSVRIAGVQHEFSSLPGVVEDVTDIVLNLKKVKFSHNEKEPRILSIKVEKEGVVTAGDIQGDHIYDVVNKDQVICTLDKKVKFDAEFEVRVGRGFSTGDENKRKDQPIGVIAIDSIFSPVTRVKYSVDTTRVGQMTDFDKLTLDIWTDGRVTPQDALLQASAILRHHLDVFVNYDENAVDFEEAPAESSEENAALKKLLNMSVNEIELSVRAANCLNNANITSVGQLAMKSEAEMLKYRNFGKKSLNEIKDKLVELGLGLGMTFDSSLLSGPVAASRAPRLGAEDEAPVGLADLIAQNLDD is encoded by the coding sequence ATGTCAGCCATCAAACTCGCTCGTTTCGAGCTTCCTAACCGCCTCGTCCGCAACGAGGAAACTGCCACGGACACCTACGCCCAATTCGTCGCCGAACCTTTCGAGCGCGGATACGGCCACACCGTTGGCAACTCCCTCCGCCGCGTCCTGCTTTCCTCCCTGGAAGGTGCGTCGATCACCTCGGTCCGCATCGCAGGCGTCCAGCATGAATTTTCCAGCCTTCCGGGCGTCGTCGAAGACGTCACGGACATCGTCCTCAACCTGAAGAAGGTCAAATTCTCCCACAACGAGAAGGAACCACGCATCCTCTCCATCAAGGTGGAGAAAGAAGGCGTTGTCACCGCCGGTGACATCCAGGGCGACCACATCTACGACGTGGTGAACAAGGACCAGGTCATCTGCACCCTCGACAAGAAGGTGAAGTTCGACGCCGAGTTCGAAGTCCGCGTCGGGCGTGGTTTCTCCACCGGTGACGAGAACAAGCGCAAGGACCAGCCGATCGGCGTCATTGCCATCGACTCCATCTTCTCCCCGGTGACCCGCGTGAAATACTCCGTGGACACCACCCGGGTCGGCCAGATGACCGACTTCGACAAGCTCACCCTCGACATCTGGACCGATGGCCGCGTCACCCCGCAGGACGCCCTCCTGCAGGCTTCCGCCATCCTCCGCCACCACCTCGACGTGTTCGTCAACTATGACGAGAACGCCGTGGACTTCGAGGAAGCACCGGCCGAATCCAGCGAGGAGAACGCCGCCCTCAAGAAGCTTCTCAACATGTCCGTCAACGAGATCGAGCTTTCGGTCCGTGCGGCGAACTGCCTGAACAACGCGAACATCACCTCCGTCGGCCAGCTCGCCATGAAGTCGGAAGCGGAGATGCTCAAGTACCGCAACTTCGGCAAAAAGTCCCTCAACGAAATCAAGGACAAGCTCGTGGAGCTGGGCCTTGGTCTCGGTATGACCTTCGATTCATCGCTGCTTTCCGGTCCGGTCGCCGCCTCGCGTGCGCCCCGCCTCGGTGCGGAAGACGAAGCACCGGTCGGCCTTGCCGATCTGATCGCCCAGAACCTCGACGACTAA
- the rplQ gene encoding 50S ribosomal protein L17, with translation MRHRRNTTKLKRSASHRRSLLANLAGSLIEHGRIKTTLGKAKALRPVAEKLVTLAKRDDLHSRRLAIAFLYEKDLVKKLFAEVAPASKDRQGGYTRITKLGVRSSDAAPMAIIEWVDQAEAKAEEAPVEVVEEKAAPAPKAKKAAKKKAAESEEAAPAAEAE, from the coding sequence ATGAGACATCGACGCAACACCACCAAGCTCAAACGCTCCGCCTCCCACCGCCGGTCCCTGCTCGCCAACCTGGCAGGCAGCCTGATCGAGCACGGGCGCATCAAGACCACCCTCGGCAAGGCGAAAGCCCTCCGTCCGGTGGCTGAAAAGCTGGTCACCCTCGCCAAGCGCGACGACCTGCACTCCCGCCGCCTCGCCATCGCCTTCCTTTATGAGAAGGACCTGGTGAAGAAGCTCTTCGCTGAAGTGGCTCCCGCCTCCAAGGACCGCCAGGGTGGCTACACCCGCATCACCAAGCTGGGAGTCCGCTCGAGCGACGCCGCCCCGATGGCGATCATCGAGTGGGTCGACCAAGCTGAAGCCAAGGCTGAGGAAGCCCCGGTCGAAGTGGTGGAAGAAAAAGCCGCTCCGGCTCCAAAGGCAAAGAAGGCTGCCAAGAAGAAGGCGGCTGAATCCGAAGAAGCCGCTCCTGCCGCTGAAGCTGAATAA
- a CDS encoding squalene/phytoene synthase family protein: MSTLLTLIAVNDDLGKRILKEVSRSFYLTLRLLPREMREAASLGYLLARTSDTIADTEGVPVEERLSLLGAFAESVGVGAALPAWPERMLEAATAGEAAMLARAPGILGWLERTEARQAGLVREVVTIIISGQSLDLTRFSGAGKELPVALMDAEELDDYTWRVAGCVGAFWTKLGFLTLGDRYSSAGEAELLGRGISYGKGLQLVNILRDLPEDLANGRCYLPVADPFDPEALMREYRIWHRQAVEWTGQGIGYASTLRLRRLRAASVLPALIAEETLELLDGKMVHGRVKVPRITVHRLLVEALLF, translated from the coding sequence ATGTCCACCCTCCTTACGCTCATTGCCGTGAACGACGACCTGGGCAAACGCATCCTCAAGGAAGTCTCGCGTTCCTTCTACCTCACCTTGCGCCTGCTCCCCCGGGAAATGAGGGAGGCGGCCAGTCTTGGTTATCTGTTGGCCCGCACCAGTGACACCATCGCGGACACGGAAGGGGTGCCGGTGGAGGAGCGCCTCTCCCTGTTGGGGGCCTTTGCGGAATCAGTCGGAGTTGGTGCGGCGTTGCCCGCATGGCCGGAAAGGATGCTGGAAGCCGCCACTGCGGGTGAGGCCGCGATGTTGGCGCGAGCTCCCGGGATTCTCGGATGGCTGGAGCGGACTGAGGCCCGCCAGGCAGGGTTGGTCCGGGAAGTGGTGACCATCATCATCAGCGGGCAATCACTCGACCTCACCCGGTTTTCCGGTGCTGGGAAGGAGCTGCCTGTGGCATTGATGGACGCGGAGGAACTGGACGACTACACATGGCGGGTTGCCGGGTGTGTCGGTGCGTTCTGGACAAAACTCGGTTTCCTCACTCTCGGGGACCGCTATTCATCGGCGGGGGAGGCGGAGTTGCTTGGGAGGGGGATTTCCTACGGCAAGGGCCTGCAGTTGGTGAACATCCTCCGGGACCTGCCGGAAGATCTGGCGAACGGGCGGTGCTACCTGCCCGTGGCGGATCCGTTCGATCCCGAAGCGTTGATGCGGGAGTATCGAATCTGGCACCGTCAGGCGGTGGAGTGGACCGGGCAAGGCATCGGATACGCGTCCACTCTCCGATTGAGAAGACTGCGGGCGGCCTCCGTTCTGCCAGCGCTCATCGCGGAAGAGACGCTGGAGCTGCTGGATGGAAAGATGGTCCATGGGAGGGTGAAGGTGCCACGGATCACCGTCCATCGCCTGCTGGTGGAAGCCCTGCTTTTCTGA
- a CDS encoding helix-turn-helix transcriptional regulator: MRHSPGPPSDSLPSQEDLNLIISLLPELYRAADMSSFPVTSLRLINQLIPSAHFSSYNEIEMTTGSARVFYEPFSFTEEAERHKPGLWTYRHQHPLMRLHEENRHEDVHKISDHLSADELHKLELYHQVLGKMKVEDTLSLSLQSGRNLKIFYAINSSTTFDERDRAVARIIRPHLIQAFENALEFTDARAMAVLSAHAFRGGTHGLIMTDFSGRIIHASEQASTHLSQARIADGETLSGTATNENLPARILDWLRRAGRTDGNTTPPLELEMPGCSLVFRAAVVDKHHWIIASQSQDVRALADVFRNTYQLSFRQADVLLWLSRGKSNADIALILNISDRTVAKHVEHIFEKLGVENRLAASRKAIELLGR, encoded by the coding sequence ATGCGCCACTCCCCCGGCCCTCCCTCCGACAGCCTGCCCAGCCAGGAAGATCTCAACCTGATCATCTCCCTGCTACCGGAACTATACCGGGCCGCCGACATGAGCAGCTTTCCGGTGACGAGCCTGCGCCTCATCAACCAGCTCATTCCATCCGCCCATTTCAGCTCGTACAACGAGATCGAGATGACCACTGGCTCCGCCCGCGTCTTCTATGAACCATTTTCATTCACCGAGGAAGCGGAACGCCACAAACCCGGCCTCTGGACTTATCGGCACCAACATCCCCTGATGCGGCTGCACGAAGAGAACCGCCACGAGGATGTCCACAAGATCAGCGACCATCTCAGTGCGGATGAACTCCACAAGCTGGAGCTCTATCATCAGGTGCTGGGAAAAATGAAAGTCGAGGACACCTTGTCGTTGAGCCTCCAGAGCGGCCGCAACCTGAAGATCTTCTACGCGATCAATTCCTCCACCACCTTCGATGAACGGGACCGCGCGGTGGCACGCATCATCCGGCCCCATCTCATCCAGGCATTCGAGAACGCATTGGAGTTCACCGACGCCCGGGCCATGGCGGTCCTCTCCGCCCATGCCTTCCGCGGCGGCACCCACGGCCTGATCATGACGGACTTTTCCGGCCGCATCATCCACGCCAGCGAGCAGGCTTCCACCCACCTCTCCCAGGCACGGATCGCGGACGGTGAGACACTCTCCGGCACTGCCACGAATGAGAACCTCCCGGCACGGATTCTGGATTGGTTGCGCCGTGCGGGAAGAACCGACGGCAATACCACCCCGCCGCTGGAACTGGAAATGCCAGGCTGCAGCCTCGTCTTCCGTGCTGCGGTGGTGGACAAGCACCACTGGATCATCGCCTCACAGTCACAGGATGTCCGGGCGCTGGCAGACGTGTTCCGCAACACCTACCAGCTTTCTTTCCGCCAGGCGGACGTCCTGCTGTGGTTGTCCCGCGGCAAGTCGAATGCGGATATCGCCTTGATCCTGAACATAAGTGATCGGACGGTGGCGAAACACGTGGAGCATATTTTCGAGAAGCTGGGCGTGGAAAACCGCCTGGCGGCCAGCAGGAAAGCCATCGAACTTCTGGGCAGATAG